A window of Rhinatrema bivittatum chromosome 2, aRhiBiv1.1, whole genome shotgun sequence contains these coding sequences:
- the PRELID3A gene encoding PRELI domain containing protein 3A isoform X2: protein MRKYPNPMNPCVVGVDVLERCLDNQGRLHSQRLLSTEWGLPSLVRAILGTNLTLTYIQEHSVVDPVEKKMELCSTNLTLTNLVSVDERLVYRPHPANPEETVLTQEAIITVKGVSLSSYLEGLMANTISSNARKGREAMEWVINRLNGEMEELAARTCPSLTSSVMAMSTEDWCLQGPGTSAPHEIFSSCAV, encoded by the exons ATGAGAAAGTACCCCAATCCCATGAACCCGTGCGTGGTGGGAGTGGATGTGCTGGAGCGGTGCTTGGATAACCAGGGCAGGTTACACAGCCAGCGCCTCCTCAGCACAGAATGGGGACTGCCCAGCCTGGTCAGAGCG ATTCTAGGAACAAATCTGACTTTGACGTATATCCAGGAACATTCTGTGGTGGATCCTGTAGAGAAGAAGATGGAGCTGTGCTCTACCAAT CTTACACTCACAAACCTGGTGTCAGTTGATGAAAGATTGGTATACAGACCTCACCCTGCAAACCCTGAAGA GACCGTTTTAACTCAAGAAGCAATCATTACTGTGAAAGGAGTCAGCCTTAGCAGTTACTTGGAAGGATTAATGGCAAACACAATCTCTTCGAATGCCAGAAAG GGTCGAGAGGCCATGGAATGGGTGATCAACAGACTGAATGGTGAGATGGAGGAGCTAGCAGCACGGACGTGCCCGAGCCTGACATCCTCAGTGATGGCCATGTCCACAGAAGACTGGTGCCTGCAAGGACCAGGGACATCTGCACCGCATGAAATCTTCAGCTCATGTGCTGTTTAA
- the PRELID3A gene encoding PRELI domain containing protein 3A isoform X1: MKIWSSEHVFSHPWDTVIKAAMRKYPNPMNPCVVGVDVLERCLDNQGRLHSQRLLSTEWGLPSLVRAILGTNLTLTYIQEHSVVDPVEKKMELCSTNLTLTNLVSVDERLVYRPHPANPEETVLTQEAIITVKGVSLSSYLEGLMANTISSNARKGREAMEWVINRLNGEMEELAARTCPSLTSSVMAMSTEDWCLQGPGTSAPHEIFSSCAV, from the exons ATGAAGATCTGGAGCTCCGAGCACGTTTTCAG CCACCCGTGGGACACTGTGATCAAAGCAGCCATGAGAAAGTACCCCAATCCCATGAACCCGTGCGTGGTGGGAGTGGATGTGCTGGAGCGGTGCTTGGATAACCAGGGCAGGTTACACAGCCAGCGCCTCCTCAGCACAGAATGGGGACTGCCCAGCCTGGTCAGAGCG ATTCTAGGAACAAATCTGACTTTGACGTATATCCAGGAACATTCTGTGGTGGATCCTGTAGAGAAGAAGATGGAGCTGTGCTCTACCAAT CTTACACTCACAAACCTGGTGTCAGTTGATGAAAGATTGGTATACAGACCTCACCCTGCAAACCCTGAAGA GACCGTTTTAACTCAAGAAGCAATCATTACTGTGAAAGGAGTCAGCCTTAGCAGTTACTTGGAAGGATTAATGGCAAACACAATCTCTTCGAATGCCAGAAAG GGTCGAGAGGCCATGGAATGGGTGATCAACAGACTGAATGGTGAGATGGAGGAGCTAGCAGCACGGACGTGCCCGAGCCTGACATCCTCAGTGATGGCCATGTCCACAGAAGACTGGTGCCTGCAAGGACCAGGGACATCTGCACCGCATGAAATCTTCAGCTCATGTGCTGTTTAA